A DNA window from Streptomyces sp. 71268 contains the following coding sequences:
- a CDS encoding DUF5819 family protein, translating to MAIAVAVVAVAVHLAMSFLHVAPSNTVSREHSEAIGDYIYPELEQNWKLFAPNPLQQNVAVSARAEVRTPDGGTAVTSWTNLTAEDGAAIRHNPLPSHSQQNQLRRAWEFYAGSHDAKEQPIGVRGQLSEQYVRRMVAHRFGSEHEGGTVERVQVRAATTPVAPPSWSEEKIDLKTVYRVLPWWTITSDDLPGRKAAGDKALSERQPRSGQTKEGDR from the coding sequence GTGGCGATCGCGGTCGCCGTGGTGGCCGTCGCCGTGCACCTGGCGATGTCGTTCCTGCACGTAGCGCCGTCAAACACGGTCAGCAGAGAACACAGCGAGGCGATCGGCGATTACATCTACCCGGAGTTGGAGCAGAACTGGAAGCTTTTCGCACCCAATCCCCTCCAGCAGAACGTGGCCGTCTCCGCGCGCGCCGAGGTGCGCACGCCGGACGGTGGCACCGCCGTCACCTCGTGGACCAACCTGACGGCCGAGGACGGCGCGGCCATCCGGCACAATCCGTTGCCGAGCCACTCGCAGCAGAACCAACTACGCCGAGCCTGGGAGTTCTACGCCGGCTCGCACGACGCCAAGGAACAACCGATAGGCGTGCGCGGGCAGCTCTCCGAGCAGTACGTGCGCCGTATGGTGGCGCACCGGTTCGGCAGCGAACACGAGGGCGGGACCGTGGAGCGCGTACAGGTGCGGGCAGCCACCACGCCCGTCGCCCCGCCCTCCTGGAGCGAGGAGAAGATCGATCTGAAGACGGTCTACCGCGTGCTCCCCTGGTGGACCATCACCAGCGACGACCTGCCCGGACGTAAGGCCGCGGGCGACAAGGCGCTCAGCGAACGGCAGCCCCGGAGCGGCCAGACCAAGGAGGGCGACCGGTGA
- the paaB gene encoding 1,2-phenylacetyl-CoA epoxidase subunit PaaB: MSTADWPLWEVFVRSRRGLSHTHAGSLHAPDAAMALRNARDLYTRRSEGVSVWVVPSAEITASSPDEKDSYFEPAADKPYRHPTFYEIPEGVRHL; the protein is encoded by the coding sequence ATGAGCACGGCGGACTGGCCCCTGTGGGAGGTATTCGTGCGCAGCAGGCGCGGCCTGAGCCACACGCACGCCGGCAGCCTGCACGCGCCGGACGCCGCCATGGCCCTGCGCAACGCCCGTGACCTCTACACCCGCCGCTCGGAAGGCGTCTCCGTGTGGGTGGTGCCCTCCGCCGAGATCACCGCCTCGTCACCGGACGAGAAGGACTCGTACTTCGAGCCCGCGGCCGACAAGCCGTACCGCCACCCGACGTTCTACGAGATCCCCGAGGGAGTACGGCACCTATGA
- a CDS encoding HTTM domain-containing protein, with protein sequence MLGGRLERAAARGQTKITGTVLGPYQSAVVRIGFAFTWLLFLLREWPHRQVMYGPDSPWAPEMARQLIDGTGAFTVLMWSDGRVWFEAVYAMAVLSSALLLLGWRTRTMSVLFMVGVLSLQNRNVFVGDGGDNIIHLMAIYLVFTRCGHVWSLDARRAAREARYAGVQPSPARSAGSDTVAVSDVAGVAVTGRVPGPRAAVEVTRAPGRLDPSPGTGLLGSDGTGVVLWTLLGTVLAVVTALGELSSGWVWIFWGLWAIHAVWWAVCRYAPGEPRTVMAALGNLVHNAALVVIMGQVCLIYATAGWYKIQGTRWQDGTAVHYPLHLDYFSPWPGLTDTLGSSGTLVMLLSYGTVFVQVAFPFALLNRRAKNVLLAVMMMEHIGIAIVLGLPFLSLAMIAADAVFLPTNFLRWVGSTLRRARGRLPRRAPAPPGPDVRAPADRTLVE encoded by the coding sequence ATGCTGGGAGGTCGGCTGGAGCGGGCCGCGGCTCGCGGTCAAACCAAGATCACGGGGACGGTGCTGGGGCCGTACCAGAGCGCCGTCGTCAGGATCGGTTTCGCCTTCACCTGGCTGCTGTTCCTGCTGCGCGAATGGCCCCACCGACAGGTGATGTACGGGCCGGACAGCCCGTGGGCGCCCGAGATGGCCCGCCAACTCATCGACGGAACCGGCGCGTTCACCGTGCTGATGTGGTCGGACGGCCGAGTGTGGTTCGAGGCCGTGTACGCGATGGCCGTACTCTCCAGCGCGCTGTTGCTGCTGGGGTGGCGTACGCGCACCATGTCCGTGCTCTTCATGGTCGGCGTGCTCTCGCTGCAGAACCGCAACGTCTTCGTGGGTGACGGTGGCGACAACATCATCCACCTGATGGCGATCTATCTGGTGTTCACCCGATGCGGTCACGTGTGGTCGCTGGACGCGCGACGCGCGGCACGGGAGGCCCGGTACGCGGGTGTCCAGCCGTCCCCCGCGCGCAGCGCCGGCAGTGACACCGTGGCGGTGTCAGACGTGGCTGGCGTCGCGGTGACGGGCCGTGTGCCCGGTCCACGGGCGGCGGTTGAGGTGACGAGGGCGCCGGGGCGACTCGACCCGTCTCCCGGCACCGGCCTTCTGGGGAGCGACGGCACCGGTGTCGTGCTGTGGACGCTGCTCGGCACCGTGCTCGCCGTCGTCACCGCCCTGGGCGAGCTGAGCAGCGGCTGGGTGTGGATCTTCTGGGGGCTGTGGGCGATACACGCGGTGTGGTGGGCCGTCTGTCGGTACGCGCCGGGCGAGCCGCGCACGGTGATGGCCGCGCTGGGCAATCTCGTGCACAACGCCGCGCTCGTCGTGATCATGGGCCAGGTCTGCCTGATCTACGCGACCGCTGGCTGGTACAAGATCCAGGGCACTCGCTGGCAGGACGGCACCGCCGTGCACTACCCGCTCCACCTCGACTACTTCTCGCCCTGGCCCGGCCTGACCGACACGCTGGGCAGCAGCGGGACGCTGGTCATGCTGCTCAGCTACGGGACGGTCTTCGTTCAGGTCGCCTTCCCCTTCGCCCTCCTCAACCGTCGGGCCAAGAACGTCCTGCTCGCGGTGATGATGATGGAGCACATCGGCATAGCCATCGTGCTCGGGCTGCCGTTCCTCTCGCTGGCGATGATCGCGGCGGACGCGGTGTTCCTGCCGACGAACTTCCTGCGCTGGGTCGGCTCCACCCTGCGTCGTGCGCGGGGGCGACTGCCGCGGCGGGCGCCCGCCCCGCCCGGGCCAGACGTACGAGCGCCCGCGGACCGTACCCTCGTGGAGTGA
- the paaA gene encoding 1,2-phenylacetyl-CoA epoxidase subunit PaaA, producing the protein MTTMAPDAGTQDDAAYEAQFNAAVAAEERIEPRDWMPDAYRASLVRQIAQHAHSEIIGMQPEANWITRAPSLRRKAILMAKVQDEAGHGLYLYSAAETLGTSRDELLDRLHAGRQKYSSIFNYPTLTWADVGAIGWLVDGAAITNQVPLCRCSYGPYARAMVRICKEESFHQRQGYELLLALSKGTEAQHAMAQDAVNRWWWPSLMMFGPPDDESAHSAQSMAWRIKRHSNDELRQRFVDICVPQADSLGLTLPDPDLTWDEERGHYAFGPIDWDEFREVLRGNGPCNEQRINQRRTAHEEGAWVREAATAYATKQAERNRHGYRAPHDPQQGDAQEEDIA; encoded by the coding sequence ATGACGACGATGGCGCCGGACGCCGGCACCCAGGACGATGCGGCTTACGAGGCACAGTTCAACGCGGCGGTAGCCGCCGAGGAGCGCATCGAGCCGCGCGACTGGATGCCAGACGCCTACCGCGCCTCACTGGTGCGGCAGATAGCTCAACACGCGCACTCAGAGATCATCGGCATGCAACCCGAGGCGAACTGGATCACCCGCGCCCCCTCCCTGCGCCGCAAAGCCATCCTGATGGCCAAGGTGCAGGACGAGGCCGGCCACGGCCTCTATCTCTACAGCGCCGCCGAAACCCTGGGCACCAGCCGCGACGAACTACTCGACCGCCTCCACGCCGGCCGCCAGAAGTACTCCTCGATCTTCAACTACCCCACGCTGACCTGGGCCGACGTCGGCGCCATCGGCTGGCTCGTCGACGGCGCCGCCATCACCAACCAGGTCCCGCTCTGCCGCTGCTCCTACGGCCCCTACGCCCGCGCCATGGTCCGCATCTGCAAGGAGGAGTCGTTCCACCAGCGCCAGGGGTACGAACTGCTCCTCGCCCTCAGCAAGGGCACCGAGGCCCAGCACGCCATGGCCCAGGACGCCGTCAACCGCTGGTGGTGGCCCTCCCTCATGATGTTCGGCCCACCGGACGACGAGTCGGCGCACTCCGCCCAGTCCATGGCCTGGCGGATCAAGCGGCACTCCAACGACGAGCTACGACAGCGCTTCGTCGACATCTGCGTCCCGCAGGCCGACTCCCTGGGCCTCACCCTGCCCGACCCGGACCTGACCTGGGACGAGGAGCGCGGACACTACGCCTTCGGCCCCATCGACTGGGACGAGTTCCGCGAAGTGCTGCGCGGCAACGGTCCGTGCAACGAACAACGCATCAACCAACGCCGCACGGCGCACGAGGAAGGTGCCTGGGTGCGCGAGGCCGCCACCGCCTACGCGACCAAGCAGGCCGAGCGAAACAGGCACGGCTACCGCGCCCCACACGACCCACAGCAGGGCGACGCACAGGAAGAGGACATCGCATGA
- a CDS encoding TrmH family RNA methyltransferase: protein MTSQTAPNAPDQPVPPTGGDEPLQYDEGFQPQVGVGPHPEPWPVGEQYDPRLLAEGDRRNVVDGYRYWTHDAIVADLDTRRHDFHVAVENWSHDFNIGSVVRTANAFLAKEIHIVGNRRWNRRGAMVTDRYQHIRHHPDTADLTAWAERAELPIIGIDNLPGAVALERVELPRRCVLLFGQEGPGLTREAREQASMVCSIAQFGSTRSINAGAAAAIAMHSWVRVHATITD, encoded by the coding sequence GTGACCAGCCAGACCGCACCAAACGCCCCGGACCAGCCCGTTCCCCCGACAGGCGGGGACGAGCCGCTCCAGTACGACGAGGGCTTCCAGCCTCAGGTCGGGGTCGGACCGCACCCCGAGCCGTGGCCCGTCGGCGAGCAGTACGACCCGCGACTGCTCGCCGAGGGAGACCGCCGCAACGTCGTGGACGGCTACCGCTACTGGACGCACGACGCGATCGTCGCCGACCTGGACACCCGGCGGCACGACTTCCACGTCGCCGTGGAGAACTGGAGCCACGACTTCAACATCGGCTCCGTGGTGCGCACGGCCAACGCCTTCCTCGCCAAGGAGATCCACATCGTCGGCAACCGCCGCTGGAACCGGCGCGGAGCGATGGTCACCGACCGCTACCAGCACATACGGCACCATCCAGACACCGCCGACCTGACCGCGTGGGCCGAGCGGGCGGAACTCCCGATCATCGGGATCGACAACCTGCCCGGCGCGGTCGCACTGGAACGCGTCGAGCTGCCACGCCGCTGCGTGCTGCTGTTCGGACAGGAGGGCCCCGGGCTCACCCGGGAGGCGCGGGAGCAGGCGAGCATGGTGTGCTCGATCGCGCAGTTCGGCTCCACGCGGTCCATCAACGCGGGCGCGGCAGCGGCCATCGCCATGCACTCCTGGGTACGGGTGCACGCCACCATCACGGACTGA
- a CDS encoding rhodanese-like domain-containing protein, whose product MAFAQMPEVEAAAVPADGFLLDVRENDEWAAGHAEGALHVPMSEIVARFGELTEVVADGRRVHVVCRVGGRSAQVAQYLMAQGLDAVNVGGGMLAWQAAGRPMVSEGGQPASVL is encoded by the coding sequence ATGGCGTTTGCCCAGATGCCCGAGGTGGAGGCCGCCGCGGTACCGGCTGACGGTTTCCTGCTGGACGTCCGTGAGAACGACGAGTGGGCGGCGGGGCACGCCGAAGGCGCGCTGCACGTGCCCATGAGCGAGATCGTGGCCCGGTTCGGCGAACTGACCGAGGTGGTTGCCGATGGTCGCAGGGTGCACGTCGTGTGCCGCGTGGGCGGGCGGTCCGCGCAGGTGGCGCAGTACCTGATGGCGCAGGGCCTGGACGCGGTCAACGTCGGCGGCGGCATGCTGGCCTGGCAAGCGGCGGGGCGCCCGATGGTGAGCGAGGGTGGGCAGCCCGCGTCGGTGCTGTAA
- a CDS encoding 2Fe-2S iron-sulfur cluster-binding protein: MSAARHNAFHRLRVTATEQLTDDAVAITFAVPSDLRSLYRYTPGQHITLRRFTGNTEIRRTYSICSPALDAGGPTSLRVGVRLVEGGEFSTYALKELVVGDEVDVMAPAGRFVLDVGPAPRRDRAEVTDDADGAEDSHDADDRGGPRRKSDHVIDGGHYAAIVGGSGITPVLSIVATLLARRPSARFCLIRSDRSAASTMFLEEVADLKDRYPDRLQLVHALSREEQQVGLPSGRLDRERLTGLLPALVSVADVDGWFLCGPYGLVRAADAALSELGVPRALVHQEIFHVADDSLPTTSSVAPAHSTVTATLDGRSGTWPVGGTESLLETVLRNRADAPYACKGGVCGTCRAFLVSGEVHMDRNFALEAEELDAGYVLACQSHPVSEQVELDFDR, encoded by the coding sequence ATGAGCGCGGCTCGCCACAACGCCTTCCACCGGCTGCGTGTGACGGCAACCGAACAGCTCACCGACGACGCCGTAGCGATCACCTTCGCCGTCCCTTCCGACCTGCGAAGCCTCTACCGCTACACGCCCGGGCAGCACATCACCCTGCGCCGCTTCACCGGCAACACCGAGATACGCCGCACCTACTCGATCTGCTCGCCGGCACTCGACGCGGGCGGCCCCACGAGCCTGCGCGTAGGCGTGCGACTCGTCGAGGGCGGTGAGTTCTCCACGTACGCGCTCAAGGAACTCGTCGTCGGTGACGAGGTGGACGTGATGGCGCCAGCCGGCCGATTCGTCCTCGACGTCGGCCCCGCGCCCCGGAGGGACCGCGCGGAAGTCACGGACGATGCTGACGGCGCGGAAGACTCGCATGACGCGGACGACAGGGGCGGTCCGCGACGGAAGTCGGACCACGTCATCGACGGCGGACACTACGCGGCCATCGTCGGGGGCAGCGGCATCACTCCCGTGCTGTCGATCGTCGCGACCCTGCTGGCCCGCCGCCCCAGCGCCCGCTTCTGCCTGATACGCAGCGACCGCTCAGCCGCCTCCACGATGTTCCTGGAAGAGGTCGCCGACCTCAAAGACCGCTATCCGGACCGCCTCCAGCTCGTGCACGCTCTTTCGCGCGAGGAGCAACAGGTCGGCCTGCCGTCGGGCCGCCTCGACCGCGAGCGGCTGACGGGCCTACTCCCCGCGCTGGTATCGGTGGCCGACGTGGACGGTTGGTTCCTGTGCGGGCCCTACGGGCTCGTACGCGCCGCCGACGCCGCCCTCAGCGAGCTGGGCGTTCCGCGTGCTCTGGTGCACCAGGAAATCTTCCACGTGGCAGACGACTCGCTGCCCACCACCAGCAGCGTCGCCCCCGCTCACAGCACGGTGACCGCCACCCTGGACGGCCGGTCGGGCACCTGGCCCGTGGGCGGGACGGAGTCCCTGCTGGAGACGGTGCTGCGCAATCGCGCCGACGCGCCGTACGCGTGCAAGGGCGGCGTCTGCGGAACCTGCCGGGCCTTCCTGGTCTCCGGCGAGGTCCACATGGACCGTAACTTCGCGCTCGAAGCGGAGGAACTGGACGCGGGGTACGTGCTGGCCTGCCAGTCGCACCCGGTCAGCGAACAGGTGGAACTCGACTTCGACCGCTGA
- a CDS encoding DUF2252 domain-containing protein has protein sequence MAGVVVAGAAVVERVACGERVPHLPGFARRDGAGLGKREGKALRERMPRHAHARFEPDGQRPDAVTAVRESNAGRLAELVPIRVGRMVASPFAFLRGTAGLMAHDLACGPTTGIGAQLCGDAHAANFGLYGDARGRLVMDLNDFDETAYGPWEWDLKRLAASLVLAGREAGADEEVCRAAARDAAGAYRRTMRLLAKLPTAEAWNAIADEELVSHTDARDLLGTLERVSEKARRNTSARFAARSTEATADGGRRFVDAPPVLRRVPDEEAAAVTLALGDYLRSLPEDRLPLLARYAVHDVAFRVVGTGSVGTRSYVVLLLDHRGEPLVLQVKEARPSALLPHVSKISLDQRWSVAPASVAERHEGRRVVLGQKRIQVVSDQLLGWTTVAGRPYQVRQFRNRKGSVDPAALAADQFDDYGRMTGALLARAHSHSADPRVIGGYCGKGEELDEAMAQFAIAYADRTEADHAHLVTAVRAGRIAAELGV, from the coding sequence GTGGCCGGCGTGGTGGTGGCCGGCGCGGCCGTGGTGGAGCGTGTGGCGTGCGGGGAGCGGGTGCCGCACCTGCCGGGCTTCGCTCGGCGCGACGGGGCTGGCCTCGGCAAGCGCGAGGGGAAGGCGCTGCGGGAGCGGATGCCGCGCCACGCGCACGCCCGCTTCGAGCCGGACGGCCAGCGCCCCGACGCCGTCACCGCCGTGCGCGAGTCCAACGCCGGGCGGCTGGCGGAGCTGGTCCCCATCCGCGTCGGCCGCATGGTGGCCTCCCCGTTCGCCTTCCTGCGCGGTACGGCCGGCCTGATGGCCCACGACCTGGCCTGCGGGCCCACGACCGGCATCGGGGCGCAGTTGTGCGGCGACGCGCACGCGGCCAACTTCGGCCTGTACGGGGACGCCCGCGGGCGGCTGGTCATGGACCTCAACGACTTCGACGAGACCGCGTACGGGCCCTGGGAGTGGGACCTCAAGCGGCTCGCGGCCTCGCTGGTGCTCGCGGGGCGCGAGGCCGGCGCGGACGAGGAGGTGTGCCGCGCGGCAGCCCGGGACGCGGCGGGCGCCTACCGGCGCACCATGCGGTTGCTCGCCAAACTGCCGACCGCCGAGGCCTGGAACGCCATAGCCGACGAGGAACTCGTCTCCCACACGGACGCGAGGGACCTGCTCGGCACGTTGGAACGGGTCTCGGAGAAGGCCCGGCGCAACACCAGCGCGCGCTTCGCGGCCCGCTCGACCGAGGCCACCGCCGACGGCGGACGACGCTTCGTGGACGCCCCACCGGTCCTGCGCCGGGTGCCCGACGAGGAGGCCGCGGCGGTGACCCTGGCACTCGGGGACTACCTGCGCAGCCTGCCGGAGGACCGACTGCCGCTGCTGGCCCGGTACGCGGTGCACGACGTGGCCTTCCGCGTGGTCGGCACCGGCAGCGTCGGCACTCGCTCGTACGTGGTGCTGCTGCTCGACCACCGGGGCGAGCCGCTGGTGCTCCAGGTGAAGGAGGCCAGGCCCTCCGCGCTGCTCCCGCATGTGAGCAAGATCTCTTTGGACCAACGCTGGAGCGTGGCACCCGCGTCCGTGGCCGAGCGGCACGAGGGCAGGCGCGTGGTGCTCGGGCAGAAGCGGATACAGGTGGTCAGCGACCAGTTGCTGGGCTGGACGACGGTGGCCGGGCGGCCGTACCAGGTGCGGCAGTTCCGCAACCGCAAGGGAAGCGTGGACCCGGCGGCCCTGGCCGCGGACCAGTTCGACGACTACGGCCGGATGACGGGCGCGCTGCTGGCCCGGGCCCACTCGCACAGCGCGGACCCGCGCGTCATCGGCGGCTACTGCGGCAAGGGGGAGGAGCTGGACGAGGCGATGGCGCAGTTCGCGATCGCCTACGCGGACCGCACCGAGGCCGACCACGCGCACCTGGTCACCGCCGTGCGGGCCGGGCGAATAGCGGCCGAACTCGGCGTGTGA
- a CDS encoding multidrug efflux SMR transporter — translation MAWIYLLIAAVFEVAFALSTNASKGFTRLWPSVVAVTTTIISVYFLSLSLRTLDVGVGYTIWTGLGSLGTVTLGAILYKERITTPKAISLVAIIGGVVGLKLTAGV, via the coding sequence ATGGCCTGGATCTATCTGTTGATCGCCGCCGTCTTCGAAGTGGCCTTCGCGCTGAGCACCAACGCCTCCAAGGGCTTCACCCGGCTGTGGCCCTCCGTCGTCGCCGTGACCACCACCATCATCAGCGTGTACTTCCTCAGTCTGTCCCTCAGGACGCTGGACGTGGGCGTCGGCTACACCATCTGGACCGGCCTGGGCTCGTTGGGCACCGTCACCCTGGGCGCGATCCTGTACAAGGAGCGCATCACCACACCGAAGGCGATCTCCTTGGTGGCGATCATCGGTGGCGTCGTCGGCCTCAAGCTCACCGCCGGCGTCTGA
- the paaC gene encoding 1,2-phenylacetyl-CoA epoxidase subunit PaaC, whose amino-acid sequence MNPAPASAALALGDDALVLSHRLGEWAGHAPVLEEELALANIALDLLGQARVLLSLVGDEDELAYLREERAFRNLQLVEQPRGDFAHTIARQLYFSSYQRLLYEELAQDDTAIAELASKAVKEVDYHRDHAEHWTLRLGDGTAESHQRMQQALNALWRYTGEAFEPIEGLTVNWATLRARWTDRITTVLRQATLTVPSGPQSGAWAAGGGRQGVHTEPFGRMLAEMQHLHRSHPGATW is encoded by the coding sequence ATGAACCCCGCACCCGCGAGCGCGGCGCTGGCCCTGGGGGACGACGCCCTGGTCCTCTCGCACCGGCTGGGGGAGTGGGCCGGGCACGCCCCCGTCCTCGAAGAGGAGCTGGCCCTCGCCAACATCGCCCTCGACCTCCTCGGGCAGGCCCGTGTCCTGCTCTCCCTGGTCGGCGACGAGGACGAACTCGCCTACCTGCGCGAGGAACGCGCCTTCCGCAATCTCCAGTTGGTCGAGCAGCCGCGCGGCGACTTCGCCCACACCATCGCCCGCCAACTCTACTTCTCCAGCTACCAGCGACTGCTGTACGAGGAGCTGGCACAGGACGACACGGCCATCGCCGAACTCGCGTCCAAAGCGGTCAAGGAGGTCGACTACCACCGCGACCACGCGGAGCACTGGACGCTGCGCCTCGGCGACGGAACAGCCGAAAGCCACCAGCGGATGCAGCAGGCCCTGAACGCCCTGTGGCGGTACACCGGCGAGGCGTTCGAGCCGATCGAGGGTCTGACGGTGAACTGGGCCACGCTGCGGGCCCGTTGGACGGACCGCATCACCACCGTGCTCCGACAGGCCACGCTCACGGTGCCAAGCGGACCGCAGAGCGGCGCGTGGGCCGCCGGCGGTGGGCGACAGGGCGTCCACACCGAGCCCTTCGGCCGCATGCTGGCCGAGATGCAGCACCTGCACCGTAGCCACCCGGGGGCGACATGGTGA
- a CDS encoding helix-turn-helix domain-containing protein: MTDATEHSCRQADAGVTRVFGLFGKRWTGLIVATLMNGGGNFAELRRAIPGISERMLSDRLSELAAVGLVSREVDPGPPLRVFYRLTEGGEAMEPALKALGAWAETYLPDGGQCPDRFRT, encoded by the coding sequence ATGACGGACGCGACCGAACACAGCTGCAGGCAGGCCGATGCCGGCGTGACGCGCGTCTTCGGGCTGTTCGGTAAGCGCTGGACCGGCCTGATCGTGGCCACGCTGATGAACGGCGGCGGCAACTTCGCCGAGCTGCGCCGGGCCATCCCCGGGATCAGCGAGCGCATGCTGTCCGACCGGCTCTCGGAGCTGGCCGCCGTCGGACTGGTCTCCCGCGAGGTTGACCCCGGCCCGCCGCTGCGGGTCTTCTACCGCCTCACCGAGGGCGGCGAGGCCATGGAGCCCGCGCTCAAGGCGCTCGGCGCCTGGGCTGAGACGTACCTGCCGGACGGCGGCCAGTGCCCCGACCGCTTCCGCACGTGA
- a CDS encoding MarR family transcriptional regulator, giving the protein MDDELLWGGVIALHARVEQRLSVALQRQHGLGLSEYRALGHLTLATASGLRMQDLAAKVGLNQSSTTRLAGRLITAGFAFRDLCPDDKRGVYTVITDAGRARHAEARGTYEETLAAALSDAASDPELGSLVRTLRTATPRLARSAGAEGLEAVPHVAAS; this is encoded by the coding sequence ATGGATGACGAGTTGCTGTGGGGTGGCGTCATCGCCCTGCACGCGCGCGTGGAGCAGAGACTTTCCGTGGCCCTGCAGCGGCAACACGGCCTTGGCCTCTCGGAGTACCGGGCCCTCGGACATCTGACGTTGGCCACCGCGAGTGGTCTGCGCATGCAGGATCTCGCGGCCAAGGTCGGGCTCAACCAGAGCTCGACGACCCGGCTCGCGGGACGCCTGATCACGGCCGGCTTCGCCTTCCGGGACCTGTGCCCGGACGACAAGCGAGGGGTCTACACCGTCATCACGGACGCCGGCCGTGCGCGGCACGCGGAGGCTCGCGGCACGTACGAGGAGACGCTGGCCGCCGCCCTCTCCGATGCCGCGTCCGATCCCGAACTCGGCTCGCTCGTCCGCACCTTGCGCACCGCGACGCCGCGACTGGCGCGGTCGGCCGGTGCGGAAGGCCTGGAAGCGGTGCCGCACGTCGCGGCGTCCTGA
- a CDS encoding MarR family winged helix-turn-helix transcriptional regulator has translation MVDRDASVETIRREMTTFARRARAVAARIHPELSLVSFTLLAHLEDSDGCRATDLAAHYLLDKSTVSRQIAALERLGYVERRTDPADHRVQVLHLTASGTEVLRGVTASRRALMRRRLADWDVADLEQFATYLRRYNATSDPLD, from the coding sequence GTGGTGGACCGAGACGCCTCCGTGGAGACCATCCGGCGCGAAATGACCACCTTCGCCCGGCGGGCCCGCGCCGTGGCCGCCCGCATTCACCCCGAGCTGTCGTTGGTCTCCTTCACCCTGCTCGCGCACCTGGAGGACTCGGACGGCTGCCGCGCCACCGACCTCGCGGCGCACTACCTCCTGGACAAGTCCACCGTCAGCCGCCAGATCGCCGCCCTGGAACGGCTCGGATACGTCGAGCGCCGGACGGACCCCGCCGACCACCGGGTGCAGGTCCTGCACCTCACCGCGTCGGGCACCGAGGTCCTCCGCGGCGTGACCGCCAGCCGCCGCGCCCTCATGCGGCGCCGTCTCGCGGACTGGGACGTCGCCGACCTCGAACAGTTCGCGACGTACCTGCGCCGCTACAACGCGACGAGCGACCCCCTCGACTGA
- the paaD gene encoding 1,2-phenylacetyl-CoA epoxidase subunit PaaD, giving the protein MVTASPVGETPLERELREVAGSVPDPELPVLSLAELGVLRGLRVTGPGRVEVELTPTYTGCPAIETMSADIEQALHQHGVPEVTVRTVLSPPWTTDAISADGRRKLREFGIAPPRATGPATSGPVAVDLAIRCPHCGSTSTSLLSRFSSTACKALRRCESCLEPFDHFKELS; this is encoded by the coding sequence ATGGTGACCGCCAGCCCCGTAGGGGAGACGCCGCTGGAGCGGGAACTGCGCGAAGTCGCCGGTTCCGTCCCCGACCCCGAGCTGCCCGTGCTCAGCCTCGCCGAACTCGGCGTACTGCGCGGGCTGCGGGTGACCGGACCCGGGCGGGTCGAGGTGGAGCTGACGCCCACGTACACCGGCTGCCCGGCGATCGAGACCATGTCCGCCGACATCGAGCAGGCGCTGCACCAACACGGCGTGCCAGAGGTGACGGTCCGCACGGTCCTCTCGCCGCCCTGGACCACCGACGCCATCAGCGCCGACGGTCGACGCAAGCTCAGGGAGTTCGGCATAGCCCCGCCGCGCGCCACCGGGCCGGCCACCAGCGGGCCGGTGGCGGTGGACCTGGCCATCCGCTGCCCACACTGCGGCTCGACGAGCACCAGCCTGCTCAGCCGGTTCTCCTCCACCGCCTGCAAGGCACTGCGCCGCTGTGAGTCCTGCCTCGAACCCTTCGACCACTTCAAGGAGCTGTCATGA
- a CDS encoding multidrug efflux SMR transporter — translation MAWIYLLIAAALEVIFALSTNATEGFTRLWPSLLTVAAATGGVFFLSLALKTLDVGVGYTIWTGLGSLGALSLGAVIYDEGLGLGKVISFLAIVGGVIGLKLTGGSASPDAEPRTPTPASAAEGVGPAGASAAH, via the coding sequence GTGGCCTGGATCTACCTGCTCATCGCCGCCGCCCTCGAAGTGATCTTCGCTCTCAGCACCAACGCCACCGAGGGCTTCACCAGGCTCTGGCCCTCGCTGCTCACCGTCGCCGCCGCGACGGGCGGCGTGTTCTTCCTGAGCCTGGCCCTGAAGACGCTGGACGTCGGCGTCGGCTACACCATCTGGACCGGCCTCGGCTCGCTCGGCGCTCTCAGCCTGGGCGCGGTGATCTACGACGAGGGGCTCGGCCTGGGCAAGGTGATCTCCTTCCTGGCCATCGTCGGCGGCGTGATCGGCCTCAAACTCACCGGGGGCTCCGCCTCACCCGACGCCGAACCACGGACCCCGACCCCGGCGAGCGCGGCCGAGGGCGTGGGCCCCGCCGGCGCGTCGGCCGCCCACTGA